The following proteins are co-located in the Acinetobacter shaoyimingii genome:
- the mazG gene encoding nucleoside triphosphate pyrophosphohydrolase — MQKLLNIMQELREKCPWDQQQTPESLTRFAIEEAYEVEAAVRAGDTDHVKEELGDLLLQVVFQAQMYSEQGAFDFQDVVDSISEKLIRRHPHVFESEKFKELDVDQVSELWKDIKTKEKIGKQRSRLDDVKHGPALIQAEEIQKNVAKVGFDFESVQDAYQKLEEELNEFNEAMLHQNSDEMQDEFGDCLFSLINVGRKLGLSSEMALLSTIHKFKTRFAFIEDQAVLQNKSIENMSLQEMDQLWDQAKCYLKQQSKLHSLEIKNNRQVKHE, encoded by the coding sequence ATGCAAAAGTTATTAAATATCATGCAAGAATTAAGAGAAAAATGTCCCTGGGATCAGCAGCAAACTCCTGAGTCATTAACTCGATTTGCCATTGAAGAAGCCTATGAGGTTGAAGCAGCAGTCAGAGCTGGAGATACTGATCATGTCAAAGAAGAACTTGGAGATTTATTGCTACAAGTGGTCTTTCAAGCGCAAATGTATAGCGAACAAGGTGCATTCGATTTTCAAGATGTGGTCGATAGTATTTCTGAAAAATTGATTCGTCGTCATCCTCATGTTTTCGAATCTGAGAAATTTAAAGAACTAGATGTCGATCAGGTGTCAGAACTATGGAAAGATATTAAAACCAAAGAAAAAATTGGAAAACAGAGATCACGATTGGATGATGTAAAACATGGACCAGCACTGATTCAGGCCGAAGAGATTCAAAAAAATGTCGCAAAAGTAGGATTTGATTTTGAATCTGTTCAAGATGCGTATCAGAAATTAGAAGAAGAGTTAAATGAGTTCAATGAAGCGATGCTTCATCAAAATTCCGATGAAATGCAGGATGAATTTGGTGATTGTTTATTTTCATTAATCAATGTTGGACGTAAACTTGGTCTTTCAAGTGAGATGGCATTGCTCAGCACCATCCACAAATTTAAAACACGGTTTGCTTTTATTGAAGATCAAGCAGTACTGCAAAATAAATCCATAGAAAATATGAGTTTGCAGGAAATGGATCAACTTTGGGATCAAGCGAAGTGTTATTTAAAACAACAATCTAAACTTCATTCATTAGAAATAAAAAACAATCGTCAGGTTAAACATGAATAA
- a CDS encoding SDR family oxidoreductase, which produces MTKSIFISGAAQGIGEAVARLFYQHGYKVGIYDINVKQAKALALQLGSNARGGTLDVTSYRQWEKALEDFANFAGEINILVNNAGILYSGYFENTDIQSHHRTININVNGVLNGCHAAFPYLKQASFARVINLSSASAIYGQADLVSYSASKFAVRGITEGLDIEWQKHGIRVLDVMPLFVQTAMVKDMDAGTIQNMGVQLTPQNVAFEILKCVQAKNNFLTPTHRPVGFKANAMFQLSKLSPQFINRVSNLFLSRRKN; this is translated from the coding sequence ATGACGAAGAGTATTTTTATTAGTGGCGCAGCACAAGGGATTGGTGAAGCAGTTGCACGATTATTTTATCAACATGGATATAAAGTCGGCATCTATGATATTAACGTGAAACAAGCCAAAGCGCTGGCACTTCAGTTGGGCTCAAATGCCCGTGGTGGCACTTTAGATGTGACTAGTTATCGTCAATGGGAAAAAGCATTAGAAGATTTTGCAAACTTTGCTGGGGAAATCAATATATTGGTCAATAATGCAGGTATCTTGTACTCAGGTTATTTTGAAAATACTGATATTCAGTCACATCATCGTACCATCAACATTAATGTGAATGGCGTTCTGAACGGATGTCATGCTGCTTTTCCCTATTTAAAACAAGCCTCTTTTGCACGTGTGATTAACTTATCTTCTGCTTCTGCTATTTATGGACAAGCTGACTTAGTGTCTTATTCGGCAAGTAAATTTGCAGTACGTGGTATTACTGAAGGGTTAGATATTGAATGGCAAAAACATGGAATTCGTGTACTCGATGTGATGCCTCTATTCGTTCAAACTGCTATGGTCAAAGATATGGATGCAGGCACCATTCAAAACATGGGTGTACAACTTACACCGCAGAATGTTGCATTTGAAATATTAAAATGCGTACAGGCAAAAAATAATTTCCTCACCCCAACACATCGACCAGTTGGCTTTAAAGCCAATGCAATGTTTCAGCTCTCAAAACTCAGTCCTCAATTTATTAACCGAGTGAGCAATCTATTTTTAAGTCGAAGAAAAAACTAG
- the panB gene encoding 3-methyl-2-oxobutanoate hydroxymethyltransferase, with the protein MISLSDLRQFKQQGRKFSCLTCYDASMAKAMEIAEIDSILIGDSLGMTVQGHDSTLPVTVADMAYHTSVVRRGNQHSFIMTDLPFMSYATLNDALINARTVMQAGAQMVKMEGGAWLSETVEVLTRNGIPVCIHLGLTPQSVHVFGGYKLQAKTRSAADQLIADCKAVVEAGAAILLLECVPAQLGQEISALFPNVPVIGIGAGAETDGQVLVVQDMLGLTFGRVARFVRNFMKEQSGETAIMDAFKAYHLAVQDKSFPAKEHTFQVEL; encoded by the coding sequence ATGATTAGTCTGAGCGATTTAAGACAATTCAAACAACAAGGTCGCAAGTTTTCTTGCTTGACTTGTTATGATGCAAGCATGGCAAAAGCAATGGAAATTGCTGAAATTGATAGTATTCTTATCGGTGATTCGCTGGGTATGACAGTACAAGGTCATGATTCAACATTGCCTGTGACTGTTGCAGATATGGCATATCACACCAGTGTTGTACGTCGTGGGAATCAACATTCATTTATCATGACTGATTTGCCATTCATGAGCTATGCCACTTTAAATGATGCTCTAATAAACGCACGTACTGTGATGCAAGCTGGCGCTCAAATGGTCAAGATGGAAGGTGGTGCATGGCTCAGTGAAACCGTTGAAGTACTCACTCGAAACGGTATTCCGGTTTGTATTCACTTGGGTTTAACACCGCAGTCTGTGCATGTGTTTGGTGGTTATAAACTTCAAGCCAAGACCCGTTCTGCGGCAGATCAATTGATTGCAGACTGTAAAGCTGTGGTTGAAGCAGGTGCTGCTATTTTATTGCTTGAATGTGTTCCAGCACAGTTAGGTCAAGAAATTAGTGCGTTATTTCCAAATGTTCCTGTGATTGGTATTGGCGCGGGTGCAGAGACAGATGGACAAGTCTTGGTGGTTCAAGACATGTTAGGTCTGACATTTGGACGTGTTGCTCGTTTTGTACGTAACTTTATGAAAGAGCAATCTGGCGAAACTGCAATTATGGATGCCTTTAAAGCATATCATCTTGCTGTTCAAGACAAATCCTTCCCTGCGAAAGAACATACGTTCCAAGTTGAACTGTAA
- the pcnB gene encoding polynucleotide adenylyltransferase PcnB — translation MQTLRASKCGLSTTQLPSSILDVIDSLNKAGYEAYIVGGGVRDLMLGLTPKDFDAVTNATPSQIKEVFGRRCRIIGRRFELAHVYSGRELIEVATFRAPPKKAVTSAAGMILRDNNWGTIEQDFARRDFSINAMYYQPRKGIVLDFCNAVDDIKTKTLRLLGDPQLRFEEDPVRMLRTLRFAAKLNFNIAPEILEVFSAELTMLLRDVSPHRLYDESQKLFTMGHLQRVMPMLIEFGIWKQLFAEIPPQISDFIERAASNTDQRIQIGKTINPAFFYAVLLWKPFLERCEFYAAKGMVAAEARAQAGLDVLKRQATRTIIPRFAETFIREVWEMQTRLLNPKPQQIEALSGHARFRAGFDFMLLREKSGDETTQGMGTWWETYQNMSLDERERAIGQYNRQRNKSRRKTASVEEPAETQSSARIEPLVKESESRSRRSRSKPNNTGFEARKVASIESQTASGDIHADHPILKRKRVQRDLKKVVFGPTQ, via the coding sequence TTGCAAACTTTGCGCGCGTCAAAGTGTGGATTATCCACCACTCAATTACCTTCTTCCATTTTAGATGTTATTGATTCATTAAATAAAGCTGGCTATGAGGCTTATATAGTTGGCGGTGGTGTGCGTGACTTAATGCTTGGGTTGACCCCAAAGGATTTCGACGCCGTTACCAATGCAACTCCATCACAAATAAAAGAAGTATTTGGTCGCCGTTGTCGTATTATCGGACGACGCTTCGAGCTTGCTCATGTCTATTCTGGCAGAGAGTTAATTGAGGTCGCTACATTTAGAGCACCACCCAAAAAAGCAGTCACTTCTGCTGCAGGTATGATTCTGCGTGATAATAATTGGGGCACCATCGAACAAGATTTTGCACGTCGAGATTTCTCGATTAATGCGATGTACTATCAACCTCGTAAAGGCATTGTCTTAGATTTTTGTAATGCTGTAGATGATATTAAGACCAAGACATTGCGTCTATTAGGCGATCCACAGCTTCGTTTTGAAGAAGATCCTGTACGGATGCTGCGAACTTTACGTTTTGCAGCCAAGCTGAATTTCAACATTGCGCCTGAAATTTTAGAAGTGTTTTCTGCTGAATTGACGATGCTATTACGTGATGTTTCACCACATCGTTTATACGACGAATCACAAAAATTGTTTACCATGGGGCATCTGCAACGTGTGATGCCAATGTTGATTGAATTTGGTATCTGGAAACAGCTTTTTGCAGAAATTCCACCGCAGATTTCAGATTTTATCGAGCGTGCTGCAAGTAATACAGATCAGCGCATACAAATAGGTAAGACCATCAATCCTGCATTTTTCTATGCAGTTTTGTTGTGGAAACCATTTTTAGAGCGTTGTGAGTTTTATGCAGCTAAAGGCATGGTTGCTGCTGAAGCTCGTGCTCAAGCAGGTTTGGATGTATTAAAACGCCAAGCAACACGTACCATTATTCCGCGTTTTGCTGAAACATTTATCCGTGAAGTTTGGGAAATGCAAACGCGTTTGCTCAATCCAAAACCGCAACAGATTGAAGCATTGTCTGGACATGCACGTTTCCGTGCAGGTTTTGACTTTATGTTGTTGCGTGAAAAATCAGGTGATGAAACGACACAAGGCATGGGGACATGGTGGGAAACTTACCAGAACATGTCTTTGGATGAAAGAGAGCGTGCCATTGGTCAATATAACCGCCAACGCAACAAGAGTCGTCGTAAAACTGCGTCAGTAGAAGAGCCAGCTGAAACTCAAAGCTCTGCTCGTATTGAACCTTTGGTTAAAGAGTCTGAGTCTCGTAGCCGACGTTCACGAAGCAAGCCAAACAATACTGGTTTTGAAGCACGTAAAGTCGCAAGTATTGAGAGTCAGACAGCTTCTGGTGACATCCATGCAGATCATCCAATATTGAAACGTAAACGTGTTCAACGTGATTTGAAAAAAGTGGTTTTTGGTCCAACACAATGA
- the folK gene encoding 2-amino-4-hydroxy-6-hydroxymethyldihydropteridine diphosphokinase — translation MSTVTYIGLGSNLGDSKQLLADAVQQLKQFGAVKVSKLYRSPPMGPQDQPYYFNAVAQLVTALAPLALLDELQKIENESGRVRLRHWGERTLDLDLILYGEENIQNERLTVPHVGMMERDFVLVPLLDLDASLQVNGQQIKDSDVLKHTTLTVLADESWVNI, via the coding sequence ATGAGCACAGTGACGTATATTGGATTGGGAAGCAATTTGGGCGACTCAAAGCAACTTTTAGCTGATGCTGTTCAACAGCTTAAACAATTTGGTGCAGTAAAAGTATCAAAGCTGTATCGAAGTCCGCCTATGGGACCTCAAGATCAGCCGTATTATTTTAATGCTGTCGCTCAGTTGGTCACAGCTTTAGCTCCACTTGCATTATTGGATGAATTACAAAAAATAGAAAATGAATCGGGTCGAGTACGTTTGCGCCATTGGGGCGAACGTACTTTGGATCTCGATTTGATTTTATATGGAGAGGAAAACATTCAAAATGAACGTCTCACTGTACCGCATGTCGGTATGATGGAGCGAGATTTTGTATTAGTGCCTTTGTTGGATTTAGATGCTTCATTACAAGTAAATGGTCAGCAAATCAAAGATTCTGACGTACTCAAGCACACGACATTGACTGTGCTCGCAGATGAATCTTGGGTCAATATTTAA
- the panC gene encoding pantoate--beta-alanine ligase, which produces MKTETTIQGLSASLSKARSSRKTIGFVPTMGNLHEGHLNLVREARNLCDVVVVSIFVNPIQFGPNEDFDSYPRTLDQDSQLLAEVGCDIVFAPSVEQMYGGQSRLTNISVSDITNDLCGAQRPGHFDGVAVIVTKLFNIVQPNFAFFGQKDYQQLAVIKQMVADLNMPIEVIGVPITRAEDGLALSSRNGYLSDEQRQTAPAIYKALKNAEAELKAGQALADVIANIKADLVANGFEIDYVEARTPMLQTIDQFDQDVVIFVAAKLGKTRLIDNIQVAFVV; this is translated from the coding sequence ATGAAAACTGAAACAACGATCCAAGGTTTATCTGCATCATTAAGTAAAGCGCGTAGTTCGCGAAAGACGATTGGCTTCGTACCAACGATGGGTAATCTACACGAAGGTCATTTAAATCTGGTTCGTGAAGCACGAAACTTATGCGATGTCGTTGTTGTCAGTATTTTCGTGAATCCAATTCAGTTTGGTCCAAACGAGGATTTCGATAGTTATCCTCGAACTTTGGATCAAGACAGTCAGCTCCTAGCTGAAGTTGGATGTGACATTGTGTTTGCACCGTCTGTTGAGCAAATGTATGGTGGTCAGTCACGTTTAACCAATATCAGCGTAAGCGATATCACCAATGATTTGTGTGGCGCACAGCGACCAGGTCATTTTGATGGCGTGGCTGTGATTGTGACCAAATTGTTTAATATCGTACAACCAAATTTTGCATTCTTTGGTCAAAAAGATTATCAGCAATTGGCCGTGATTAAACAGATGGTTGCAGATTTGAATATGCCAATTGAAGTGATTGGTGTACCCATTACTCGTGCGGAAGACGGTCTTGCTTTAAGTTCACGCAATGGTTATTTGTCCGATGAACAGCGTCAAACAGCACCAGCGATTTATAAAGCTTTGAAAAATGCTGAAGCCGAATTAAAAGCAGGTCAAGCTTTGGCAGATGTTATTGCGAATATTAAAGCAGATTTAGTTGCGAACGGCTTTGAAATTGACTATGTAGAAGCGCGCACACCAATGCTACAAACGATTGATCAATTTGATCAAGATGTGGTTATATTTGTGGCGGCGAAATTAGGTAAAACACGCTTAATTGATAATATTCAAGTGGCGTTCGTAGTTTAA
- a CDS encoding ComEA family DNA-binding protein yields MNNLILKCSLYSVVGLFLSLSIPSHAEKFDQAYLKWKAEQAAQDQKLKMNDPNHYLSRPTVQSKNTSTSASNASLSGKIRLNSASVSELQQLSGVGLKKAQDIIEYRQQNGNFKSVEDLQNVKGIGPKLVEKNKDRLSL; encoded by the coding sequence ATGAATAACTTAATTTTAAAATGCTCTCTCTATAGCGTTGTTGGCTTATTTTTAAGTCTCTCGATCCCATCGCATGCCGAAAAATTTGATCAAGCTTATTTAAAGTGGAAAGCTGAACAAGCTGCTCAAGATCAAAAGCTGAAAATGAATGATCCAAATCATTACTTATCTCGACCGACTGTGCAGAGTAAAAATACCAGTACATCAGCGTCTAATGCATCACTTTCAGGTAAAATTCGTTTAAATTCAGCGAGTGTGTCCGAGCTTCAACAACTCAGTGGGGTAGGGCTCAAGAAAGCGCAAGACATTATTGAATACCGTCAACAAAATGGAAATTTCAAATCGGTTGAAGATTTACAGAACGTCAAAGGCATTGGACCGAAGTTGGTTGAAAAGAACAAAGATCGTTTGAGCTTGTAA